The genomic window TTGTACTTAAAATTCCAACTATCCAACTTGATCCTTTTGCAAAACTCAATTTTTGTGTATCTGTCATATTAGGTCTTAATTGCTCCAAAATATCAGCAGTCATACAAGTTGAAACAGAGTTTAAACTTGAAGAAACTGTTGATTGAGCAGCAGCAAATATTGCAGCAAGAACTAAACCTGAAACCCCTGTTGGAATATATTGAATAACAAAGTATGGAAGAATTGCATTTCCATTTATTCCTTGAGGAAGTTGAGCTTTATATTTAAAGAAGATATATAGTGCAGATCCCATTCCAACGAATATAAAGATACTTGTTAAAAGAAGAGGAATATTTATAAATAGACTCTTCTTAGCTTCTGTTTCATTTTTAGTAGTATTGTATCTTTGAACAATATCCTGACTTCCTACATATGAGTAGATAGAGTTTACAAATCCCCCAATAAGCATTGTCCAAATACTTATTTTAGCAAGATCTAAAGTAAAGAAGTCACTTGTTAACATAAGTCCTCCCTCTTGAAGAGCTTGGAACCCTTGTCCAATTCCTTCAGGAGCAGCAGTAAATCCAGCAATTATAATTAAAAATGCACCTATTAAAAGTACAATAGTTTGAATTGCATCTGACCAAAGTACAGCTTCAATTCCACCCATAGAAGTGTAAGCAACACAGAAAATAGCTACACCTACTGTTAAAAGTACAGGATTAAGTGATGGTAGTGCTTGTTGTAGAGCAAGAGTTGGCAGATATAAAACTATTGCCATTCTAACAACATGGAAAATAATAAATGCCAAACTACCAATTAATCTAAATTTATTATCAAATCTTTTTCCAAGATATTCATAAGCAGTTGTAATATTAACTCTTCTAAAAAAGGGAACAAACACTACTGCAGCTACCCAAACAATAGGAATAATTCCTAAAGGAGCCATACCAAGAAGCCATCCTTTACTAAAAACAGAAGCAGGAATAGCTATAAATGAAATTGAAGAAAGAGCAGTAGCATAAATACTACAAGCTGTTACCCAAGAAGGAACTCTTCCTCCAGCTTTAAAATAATCTTCAGTAGAAGTTGTTCTTTTAGAGAAGTAAACTCCAACCATAAACATTCCGATAAAATATAGTAAAATAACAACCCAGTTAAACCAATGCCATGCCATAAATTAAAAACCTCCTAAAATTTTATTAGAAATTTTAATTTTTAGAGATTTTAATCTACATAAATAATTTCATATACTCTAAAAAAGCCTCTGTCTATTTAGGATAGAGGCTTTTCTATCAAAACACTATAAAGTAGCATATTTTTGATTTTGAGGTTTGATTGCATTAGAGTAAACATACAATATACTCTTTCCTTTTATAGTGTTAATTATCTCAGCATTAACACTTTCAGGAACAGCAAAACACCCTAAACTTCTTCCTAGTCTTCCAGAAGTTTCAATGAATTTTGGATTGGCATAATCTGCTCCATGTACAACTATATTTCTTTTTTTAGCGTTATCATTTACTCCTTTTTCTAAGCCATTTAATCTTAGAGAATAACCATTTCTTCCATTGTATGATCCTTCAGTAAGAAAAAGACCAATAGAACTTTTATTAGAATTTGTCTTATTAGAAAAACTTTTAGCATATAGATCCCCAGTATTTTTTCCATGAGCTACATAAGATTGCAAAAGAATAATTTTTTTATCTAAATCTAAAACAAACATTCTTTTTTCAGTAGAAGGAAGAGAGAAATCCACTATTGTTAAAATATTTTTTTCTTTATTTTTAATTTTATTAAATCCATCAATAGCTTGAGAGAAAGCTTGATAATTAATAAGACCATTTAATTTCATCTCATTATATAAATTTTTAGCATAAAATTGGTCATTTTCTTTTGTGAAAACAGTTAAAGAAAGTAAAATTCCTATAAAAAGAATAAGTGTTTTTCTACCAAAATTCATTTTAAAATAATCTCCTTACTAACTAAATCTTTTTACTAATAGCTCTGCAATTTTATAGAACATGAAAAGTCCTATTCCACAATATGATATTAAAAGTACAGAGGCTCCGAATCTATTATCAGTTTCAAGCTCTCTATCGTTTTCTTCAATCTCTTCATCAATCATTTTATTTATTTCTTCTAATTCTTCCAATTCTAATTTTTTTCTCATAGTTACCATTTTGATTCCTCCAATAAATTATAAATTTTTTTAGTTATTTAAAATTAATGAAAGAATCTGATCAATTTCGTAAAACTCTGGTCTTATATCTAATCAATATAGAATAATTATTTATATTATAGAGAATATTTTTTATACTCTCTAATAAGGGTATCTTAGAAACTAGATTATTATCTGAAGTAAAAATAGTAGGTAGCAGATCTCTCCAAATAATAATCTCATTAGTATTGTTGTTATTTATCTCACTAGAGATATAATTATGAATTGGTTCACTTTCGTGAAGAAGAATTATATTTGTTTGTGTATGTTCATAAGTTAAAGAAGGTTTTGCATGTTTTAAATGATAAGTTGAAGTAAATAATGCAAAAATAATAGCTATTAAGAAATAAGTAACTTTAAATTTATTATTTACTTTCATGCTTTTTTCCTCCTTTATAATTAATCTATTACTATAATACTATTTTATTAAAAGAATTTCTACTTTTTTTTGTTAAAATATGAAAATTTTTTTGTTCGATATTATAGCTTTTTATCTAAATATAATTATTTATGGTATAATCTAAGTAGGAGAGAAATTTAATTTTAGAAGGGAGCTGAAAAAATGGACTATAAAGAATTAGAGGAAAGATTAAATTTTATAACTCATTACATAGGAACAGGAATGGCAATAGCAGGTTGTGTAGCTTTGATAGTACATGCAGTTAGAACAGGAAAGATAGATTATATAGTAGGAAGTGGAGTTTTTGGTGGGGCATTGATTTTAATGTACAGTATGTCTGGAACTTATCATCTTCTTCCTGAAGGAAGAGCAAAAAATATATTTAAAATTTTAGATCACTCAGCAATATACATTTTGATCTCAGCATCGTATACTCCATATATCCTAACAGTATTGACAGGAAAAGGAAGATGGATATTATTTGTATTTCAATGGGGATTGACAATTTTAGGAATTCTATTTAAAATTAAATTTGTAGGTAGATTTCAACTTTTGTCAACAATTATATATATTATAATGGGTTGGATAGTAGTTTTTGTATTTAAAGACCTAAAGCTAAATCTTAATTCTATTTCATTAAATTTGCTTATTTGTGGTGGAATAGTATATACTATAGGTGCTATTTTTTATTCATTAAAAAACATAAAATTTGCCCATGCAATTTGGCATCTATTTGTAATAGGGGGAAGTGTATTAAACTATCTTTCAATTTATAATATTGTAAGTTTTTAAAGGGGTTAATAATGAATATTTTAATAGTGCAAAGAGATAGAGAGATACAAAAATATTTGAAAAAAGGTTTAAAAGAGTTAGGTTATACAGTAGAAATGTGTTCAGATAGAGATGATGCTTATTATCATATTAAAAGTGATAATTATGATTTAGCTATTTTAGATATTGATATAGAGAATGGAAATGGGATAGAATTATGCTCTGAAATAAGGGAGATCAATAAAAAAATAGGTATAATATTTTTATCTAGTGAAAATGATATAGAAAAAAAGGTTCAAAGTTTGGATAGTGGAGCTGATGACTATATAACTAAACCATTTTCTTTTATTGAGTTAGCAGGAAGAATTCGAGCGATTCTTAGAAGATGTAAAGGAAATATTAATAAGATAGAGAATAATTTAACAATAAAAAATTTAAAGCTAGATCTTTTAACTAGAGAAGCAAAAAGAGGGGATAGAGAGATAGAGTTAACTTATAGAGAGTTTGCCCTTCTTGAGTACTTAATAAGAAATAAAAATCTTGTTTTAAGTAGAACAATGATAAGAGAAAAGATCTGGAATATGAACTACACAGCAAATACAAATATTGTAGATGTGTATATGACTCATCTTAGAAATAAAATTGATAAGGGAGAAGAGGAGAAAATTATCTATACTGTAAGAGGAGTTGGATATATATTAAAAGGATAGGAGAAAAGAGATGAATTTTTATGTAAAAATGTTAATTAAAGTTTTAGAAAAAAGTATGTCAGCACAAGAGAGTGAAGTATTAAAAAAATTAAAAGCAGGGATAGATTTAGATACTAAAGACAGAAAAGAATTGGAAGAGCTAATAGATAATCTATAAGTTCTGGGAGGCAAAAATGAGATTATTATATGACAGAAACAAGGCAGCAATAATTTACAAAGATAGGGAGTATTCATATAAGGAGTTATTAACAGGAATAAAATATTATTCAACTTTATTAGGTATAAAGAAAGATAGTAAAGTAGTGGTATATGTAGAAAATAGACCAGAGATAATACAATCTTTTTTCTCTATCTGGGAAAAACAAGGGATAGCAATAGTATTAGATGCTGGATACACTCCAGAACAACTTTTATATGTTTTTAATGATGCAGAGCCAGAGTATATCTATGTAACAAATAAAAACTATAAAAATGCTGTTGCAGCAAAGGAGATGTATGGAAAATCTCTTGAGATAATAAATATAGATGATATAGTAGTACCTAAAGAGTTTCAACCTGACAATTATGAATTAAATGTTGATAATGTAGAGGATACAGCAGTAATTTTATATACTTCAGGAACAACAGGAAATCCTAAAGGAGTTATGTTATCATATAAAAACCTATTATCCAATGTAAATGCTATAAAAGCTATAAATTTAGTTGATGAAACAGATAGAGTATTAGCTATTCTTCCATATCATCATGTATTTCCATTAAATATTAATTTATTAATGACAATGTATTTTGGAACATTGGTAGTTATTTTAGATGAACTATCTTCAGAAGCTCTTCGTCATGCACTTAGAGAGTATAAGATAAGTGTAATAATTGGAGTACCAAGAGTTTGGGAGATGTTACACAAAGCTATTATGAATAAAATTAATAGTAGTTGGATAACTAAAAAGATATTTAAAATTTGTCAATCTATAAATAGTAAAGCTTTGAGTAGAATTGTATTTAAGAAAGTGTATAATGAGCTTGGAGGCTCATTAAGAGTTATGGCATCTGGAGGGGCTAAGTTAGATCCAGAGGTTTCAAGAGATTATCTAACTTTAGGATTGCCAATGATAGAAGGATATGGACTTACAGAAACTTCACCTATTATAGCATTTAATAAACCTACTAATGTAAAAGCTGGAACAGTTGGAGAAATTATTCCAGATGTAGAGGTAAAAATAGCTGAAGATGGAGAGATTCTTGTAAAAGGTGCCAATGTAATGAAAGGGTACTATAATAATCCTACTGCAACTAAAGAGGTTATTGATGAAAATGGATTTTTCCATACTGGTGATTTAGGAAAATTTGATGGAGATCATCTTGTAATAGTTGGAAGAAAAAAAGAGATGATAGTATTATCAAATGGTAAAAATATAAATCCAGCAGATATTGAAAATGAGATTATGAAGGGAACTGATCTTATAAAAGAGATAGCTGTAATGGAGTATAATAATCATTTGATGGCAGTTGTATATCCTGATTTTGACTTGATTAAACATAGAAATATAACTAATATAAAAGAAAGTTTAAAATGGGAGATAATTGATAAATATAATGTAACAGCTCCTAAGTATAGAAAAATTTTAGAAGTAAAAATTGTTAAAAACGAACTTCCTAAAACAAAACTTGGAAAAGTAAGAAGATTTATGCTAAATGATTTCTTAAAAGGGGAAGTTGTAGAAGAGGGAGCAGAGGGAACAGTAGTAAATCAACAACCTAAAAAAGAGATTGAAGTTCCTGAAGAACTAAAAGAAATCTATACAACATTGAAAGAGAATATTGAGAGAAACTATGATGCTCAAGTTACTCCAGATGCTCACTTAGAATTAGATCTAGGATTAGATTCATTAGATATAGTTGAGATATTATCTTTTGTAGAGAGTAGTTATGGAGTAAAAATAAAAGAAGAGGAATTTACAAATATAAAAAATGTCTTAACTTTAGCAGAGTTTATTAAAAATCATGGTGGAACATTTAGTAATGTAGAGATAGATTGGAAAAGTATTTTAAATGAGAGAATAGATATTGATCTTCCAAAATCAGCTTGGGTAGGAAAATTAATAAGAATTATAACAATGCCAATTTTCTCTCTATATTTTAGTTTGAAAAAAGAGTCACAAGATAAGATTTCAAATGAACCAGCTATATATATAGGAAATCATCAAAGTTTCTTAGATGCTCTTATGTTTAATCAAGCTATACCAATGAAAATGATGAATGATACTTATTATATAGCAACAGTAGTGCATTTTGATACTCCGCTTAGAAGATATTTAGCAGATAGAGGAAATATTTTAATAGTAGATATTAATAAAAATCTAAAGGAAACTTTACAAGTATCAGCTGAAGTTTTAAGAGAGGGTAAAAATTTAGTTATATTCCCAGAGGGAGCAAGAACAAGAGATGGAGAATTACAAGAGTTTAAAAAGACTTTTGCAATCTTATCTAAAGAGCTAAATGTACCAGTAGTGCCATTTGGAATAAAGGGAGCATATAAGGCTATGCCATATGGAAGTAAATTCCCAAGTATGTATCCTATTAAGATAAAATTCTTTGATAAGATATATCCAGAAAATCTAACAATCGAAGAGATTGTAGAGAAGAGTAAGGAAGAGATTCAAAGTTGGTTAATGAGATAGATCTATTAAAAAGCCCGGGATGGAAGAGATATGGAAAATAGAATAAGAGAGATATTATCTAAATATAATGGAATATTTAGTGTAATAATAAAAGATTCTTTTGGAAATAGAATATCAATAAATGAAGATAGAGTTTTTTTATCAGCAAGTATAATAAAACTTTATATATTAAGTTGTATATCAAAATCAGATTATAATAAAATAATTAGACTAGAAGATAGAGATAAAGTAGAAGGAAATGGATTGTTAAAATCTTTAAATAGTGGCTTAGAATTTACAGTAAAAGATCTTGCATATTTTATGATTTGTTTAAGTGATAATACAGCTACTAATATTTTAATAGACTATCTAGGAATGGAAAATATCAATAGATTTATAAAAGAGAATGGTTATTGTGACACTATTTTAGGTAGAAAGATGATGGATTCAGAAGCTAAGAAAATGGGAAAGGATAATTTTACCTCTTCAAAAGATAGTGAAAAAGTATTAGATATTTTATGTAATGATGAAGATTGTTTAGATATGCTAAAAAATCAAGCTTGTAATAATAAGTTACATCTACATATTCCAGAAGAAGAAATATTAGCACATAAAACAGGAGAGTTGCCATCTGTTGAGCATGATGTTGGAAGGTTATATTTTAAAAATGGCTGGGTTGATATATTGGTTTTTACTCAAGGTTTAAAAAAGAATATAGATGGAATACTTATAAATAATGAAATAGGAAAAATTGTTTATGAGTATTATAAAAATAGAGGCTATTAATAGCCTCTATTTTTCATTATCTATCAAATTACTTATTTAAAAAATCAAGAGCATATTGAGCATAAAATGCTACACCATATTTGAATGCGTCTTCATCAACATTAAATTTACCATGGTGGTGAGGATAGATAATTCCTTTAGCTTCATTTCTAGCACCAAGTCTAGTCATAACTCCAGGAACAATAGAAGAGAACTCAGAGAAATCTTCTCCACCAGTACTAGGTGGAAGATTAAGTACATTTTCTTTTCCTACAAGTTTATTAGCAGTTTCTTGAGCTATCTTAGCACACTCATCATCGTTGATAGTAGGTTTAACACAAGACTCATACTCTACTTCAGCAGTAGCTCTATATGTTTCAGCAGTAAATTTAGCTATTCTTTCAATAGCAGCAGATACTACATCTTTGTATTCAGGTCTAAAATATCTAACAGTTCCTTCTAATACGGCAGTAGGAGCGATAACATTAAATCTAGTACCAGATTTAATAGAACCAGTAGTTACAACTACAGGGTCAAAAGGATTTAGCTCTCTACTAACAATAGATTGTAGATTCATAACAGTAGCAGCTCCAACAACAACAGCATCAACACATTGTTCAGGTCTAGCTCCATGTCCACCTTTTCCTGTAATAGTTATTTTAAAAGAATCAGCAGATGCCATT from uncultured Fusobacterium sp. includes these protein-coding regions:
- a CDS encoding murein L,D-transpeptidase catalytic domain family protein, which codes for MNFGRKTLILFIGILLSLTVFTKENDQFYAKNLYNEMKLNGLINYQAFSQAIDGFNKIKNKEKNILTIVDFSLPSTEKRMFVLDLDKKIILLQSYVAHGKNTGDLYAKSFSNKTNSNKSSIGLFLTEGSYNGRNGYSLRLNGLEKGVNDNAKKRNIVVHGADYANPKFIETSGRLGRSLGCFAVPESVNAEIINTIKGKSILYVYSNAIKPQNQKYATL
- a CDS encoding response regulator transcription factor, which produces MNILIVQRDREIQKYLKKGLKELGYTVEMCSDRDDAYYHIKSDNYDLAILDIDIENGNGIELCSEIREINKKIGIIFLSSENDIEKKVQSLDSGADDYITKPFSFIELAGRIRAILRRCKGNINKIENNLTIKNLKLDLLTREAKRGDREIELTYREFALLEYLIRNKNLVLSRTMIREKIWNMNYTANTNIVDVYMTHLRNKIDKGEEEKIIYTVRGVGYILKG
- a CDS encoding hemolysin III family protein, with amino-acid sequence MDYKELEERLNFITHYIGTGMAIAGCVALIVHAVRTGKIDYIVGSGVFGGALILMYSMSGTYHLLPEGRAKNIFKILDHSAIYILISASYTPYILTVLTGKGRWILFVFQWGLTILGILFKIKFVGRFQLLSTIIYIIMGWIVVFVFKDLKLNLNSISLNLLICGGIVYTIGAIFYSLKNIKFAHAIWHLFVIGGSVLNYLSIYNIVSF
- a CDS encoding serine hydrolase, which produces MENRIREILSKYNGIFSVIIKDSFGNRISINEDRVFLSASIIKLYILSCISKSDYNKIIRLEDRDKVEGNGLLKSLNSGLEFTVKDLAYFMICLSDNTATNILIDYLGMENINRFIKENGYCDTILGRKMMDSEAKKMGKDNFTSSKDSEKVLDILCNDEDCLDMLKNQACNNKLHLHIPEEEILAHKTGELPSVEHDVGRLYFKNGWVDILVFTQGLKKNIDGILINNEIGKIVYEYYKNRGY
- a CDS encoding sodium:solute symporter, with translation MAWHWFNWVVILLYFIGMFMVGVYFSKRTTSTEDYFKAGGRVPSWVTACSIYATALSSISFIAIPASVFSKGWLLGMAPLGIIPIVWVAAVVFVPFFRRVNITTAYEYLGKRFDNKFRLIGSLAFIIFHVVRMAIVLYLPTLALQQALPSLNPVLLTVGVAIFCVAYTSMGGIEAVLWSDAIQTIVLLIGAFLIIIAGFTAAPEGIGQGFQALQEGGLMLTSDFFTLDLAKISIWTMLIGGFVNSIYSYVGSQDIVQRYNTTKNETEAKKSLFINIPLLLTSIFIFVGMGSALYIFFKYKAQLPQGINGNAILPYFVIQYIPTGVSGLVLAAIFAAAQSTVSSSLNSVSTCMTADILEQLRPNMTDTQKLSFAKGSSWIVGILSTILAVHFLYAGQGDMFLYFQAITGLLGGPIAGVFLVGIFFEKVDTKAVWVGFIASILIAVYLTDPMGIAASIIPNYTKPQVFEFMISFLIIGGSIVVSLMASLFTGKPKEEQINGLTYSSVKNMQEK
- a CDS encoding M20 family metallopeptidase, which encodes MRTLDLAKEVQEYVVKMRREFHMNPEPSMKEFNTSTRIKEELDKMGVEYKSVAGTGVVATIHGNTPGKTVSLRGDIDALAVVEETDVEYASKVHGLMHACGHDTHGAMLLGAVKVLNQMKDEIKGTVKFFFQPGEEVGRGAAAMVAEGVLDGVDGVMGIHISSDMPTGTINADAGPRMASADSFKITITGKGGHGARPEQCVDAVVVGAATVMNLQSIVSRELNPFDPVVVTTGSIKSGTRFNVIAPTAVLEGTVRYFRPEYKDVVSAAIERIAKFTAETYRATAEVEYESCVKPTINDDECAKIAQETANKLVGKENVLNLPPSTGGEDFSEFSSIVPGVMTRLGARNEAKGIIYPHHHGKFNVDEDAFKYGVAFYAQYALDFLNK
- a CDS encoding AMP-binding protein, whose amino-acid sequence is MRLLYDRNKAAIIYKDREYSYKELLTGIKYYSTLLGIKKDSKVVVYVENRPEIIQSFFSIWEKQGIAIVLDAGYTPEQLLYVFNDAEPEYIYVTNKNYKNAVAAKEMYGKSLEIINIDDIVVPKEFQPDNYELNVDNVEDTAVILYTSGTTGNPKGVMLSYKNLLSNVNAIKAINLVDETDRVLAILPYHHVFPLNINLLMTMYFGTLVVILDELSSEALRHALREYKISVIIGVPRVWEMLHKAIMNKINSSWITKKIFKICQSINSKALSRIVFKKVYNELGGSLRVMASGGAKLDPEVSRDYLTLGLPMIEGYGLTETSPIIAFNKPTNVKAGTVGEIIPDVEVKIAEDGEILVKGANVMKGYYNNPTATKEVIDENGFFHTGDLGKFDGDHLVIVGRKKEMIVLSNGKNINPADIENEIMKGTDLIKEIAVMEYNNHLMAVVYPDFDLIKHRNITNIKESLKWEIIDKYNVTAPKYRKILEVKIVKNELPKTKLGKVRRFMLNDFLKGEVVEEGAEGTVVNQQPKKEIEVPEELKEIYTTLKENIERNYDAQVTPDAHLELDLGLDSLDIVEILSFVESSYGVKIKEEEFTNIKNVLTLAEFIKNHGGTFSNVEIDWKSILNERIDIDLPKSAWVGKLIRIITMPIFSLYFSLKKESQDKISNEPAIYIGNHQSFLDALMFNQAIPMKMMNDTYYIATVVHFDTPLRRYLADRGNILIVDINKNLKETLQVSAEVLREGKNLVIFPEGARTRDGELQEFKKTFAILSKELNVPVVPFGIKGAYKAMPYGSKFPSMYPIKIKFFDKIYPENLTIEEIVEKSKEEIQSWLMR